The genomic DNA CTACTCCCTGTTCATCCGGCCATTGAACCTGTCCTCGGCGCTGGAGGTCGAGAGCCTGCCGGAACTGGAGCACAAGGTCGTCTCAGCCACGCTCGTGTTGCTGGGCGTCACCTTCCTCAAGCAGTTCGTTCGCTGGCAGGGGCCGCTGGAGACGCTCTTGTTCGCGGCAGCATTGGCCCTGACCACGGGGACGTTGGTGCTGTTCCAGAGGGTGCATCAGGGGCATGACCTTCGCCCCCCCGGAGCGGTTCTGCGGGCCCGGCGGGAATTGTTCGAGCACGGGAGTGAAGGGGCAGGAGGATCTCATGGGCCAGAACACGCCCGCGACGCCGCATCGGAAGACGGGGCCGTGGCAAAGGTCAGGAGCGGGGCAAA from Deinococcus terrestris includes the following:
- a CDS encoding YqhA family protein, whose protein sequence is MSRARKRQEGQASAPPPAQDVLSELIGRTRFMVLLPVVAIVLAAFSLFLQGASLALSTLFQTWRAVVTGGGGQAGRLTADGLEVVGTMLMAAMFYLIGVGIYSLFIRPLNLSSALEVESLPELEHKVVSATLVLLGVTFLKQFVRWQGPLETLLFAAALALTTGTLVLFQRVHQGHDLRPPGAVLRARRELFEHGSEGAGGSHGPEHARDAASEDGAVAKVRSGANR